The Saprospiraceae bacterium genome includes a window with the following:
- a CDS encoding carotenoid biosynthesis protein, whose translation MSLIQSKTLKTGFHESGKVNIGLISASIALLFHFSGAIGMFSPFRSWFIDMTPVNLILMGLLIVLNNDQVGQLKLIKIFILAYVAGFLSEVIGVNTGYLFGNYSYGNALGIKIAEVPVMIGFLWFMTIYGIGNLVLFIKNRYSLFSNYSSLGSTLILANFAALLTTLFDIILEPAAILLGYWSWENGSVPIYNYLCWYLVSGLIYLFYFQWYQNNEYNKFAVVLIILQLIFFVLVSISGFINFHG comes from the coding sequence ATGAGCTTAATTCAATCAAAAACGTTAAAAACAGGTTTTCATGAATCAGGAAAAGTAAACATCGGTCTTATATCTGCTTCTATTGCATTATTATTTCATTTCAGTGGGGCGATTGGAATGTTTAGCCCATTCAGGAGCTGGTTTATTGATATGACTCCTGTAAACCTTATACTGATGGGTTTATTGATAGTGCTTAATAATGATCAGGTTGGTCAGCTCAAATTGATAAAAATTTTCATATTAGCATACGTTGCAGGATTTCTTTCAGAGGTTATAGGTGTGAATACCGGATACCTGTTTGGCAATTATTCTTATGGAAATGCTCTTGGAATAAAAATTGCGGAAGTTCCGGTAATGATTGGATTTTTATGGTTTATGACTATATACGGAATTGGCAATCTGGTACTTTTTATCAAAAACCGTTATTCCCTGTTCAGTAATTATTCTTCATTGGGCAGCACTTTGATTTTGGCAAATTTTGCTGCTTTGCTTACTACATTATTTGATATTATACTCGAACCGGCCGCTATCTTGCTGGGATACTGGAGTTGGGAAAATGGCTCTGTACCAATATACAATTATCTATGTTGGTATCTGGTTAGCGGATTAATTTATTTGTTTTACTTCCAATGGTATCAGAATAACGAATACAACAAATTTGCAGTGGTTCTCATCATTTTACAACTGATATTTTTTGTGCTTGTAAGTATCTCAGGCTTCATTAATTTTCATGGGTAA
- a CDS encoding Hpt domain-containing protein: MIDTSLLKELFDNDDMILKYLKLFAQEVPVSFSRLKDNLENGNLKDVTIEAHSLKSQLNYLNATDSAAIALEIEQLSDKNCPSDKEIIVNKMNALEILLDKIILEINELPMKINEA; encoded by the coding sequence ATGATCGATACATCCTTACTGAAAGAGTTATTTGACAATGATGATATGATATTAAAATATCTGAAACTTTTCGCTCAGGAAGTTCCGGTTTCATTCAGCAGATTGAAGGATAATCTGGAAAACGGAAATCTGAAAGATGTGACCATCGAAGCACATAGTCTGAAAAGTCAGCTAAATTACCTGAATGCCACAGATTCTGCCGCCATAGCTTTGGAAATTGAACAATTATCAGATAAAAATTGCCCTTCTGACAAGGAAATAATAGTAAATAAAATGAATGCGCTGGAAATCTTACTCGATAAAATAATATTGGAAATAAATGAATTACCCATGAAAATTAATGAAGCCTGA
- a CDS encoding response regulator — MKTILVTCGVLFFVLLNENLKAQYFKTEFEYLSASDGLAQNHVFNIGQDSDGFMWFCTMGGLSRYDGFSFLNFTYSEEDSTTISASHTDMFLEDSKGRCWVSTVNGFNRYYKETGKFKRYYHHPEKPQTLGHNSTRAIEEDKDGNIWIVHHKGVDCFNPEKEIFEHFYDDSFGVSRHSGDICIDQNENIWLLGTTGLFKVIKDNRKLHFYGFPEMTSDITLEGRYIYQDSYGTIWVAFNRGLAKFDPISEKFKLLPLPDQFFGIVSVLEYPKGFLALGSDKRGLLVLNLKTERIVNIFDNLPEDPEGIKGSVVYSLFKDRTDNLWIGLFFGVNRINPQHERFRLLQNAPGINNYKNVSLLVYTDPLGGYWFQTMQGLFYRPDLADNYKSMLVPPAFNDGYNNINAINGDTKGRVYFEARNNGLYMYDYKSGSIQKIDDGSKFKGSFISRLDTDRDNEDILWISTPKGLCKFNKITTDTTWIYPHVLETSLKANAVGRFAQSADQKIYFVHSGLLCEYNKVDNQTKTFTPDKNIKGAIYSVEEKNGMVWVATGSHIYSYKIQNNEWKTYHDSINNKPLAAVGLQIDNNGIIWATYGNEVIRINPQNDKIHIYTSPTGFINGSGTKDKDGQIIFGGGNGSLFIYPNSLIKDTIPPKIIFSGFEIANKRVVFDKLYEYISKINLDYEDKVFTLQYNTLHFLDRKKIRYRYRLEGFEDEWVEAGTRRSVTYTNLRPGNYIFHAEAINEDGLKSAVPLRLKIHIKAPFYLTIPFFGFVLFLLGSLAYIYYSIRKRAGELQKQKDLAEQNARYKSMFLSNMSHEIRTPMNAIMGLNNLMLDTELNSKQREYTEAIGTSCDNLLWIVNDILDQAKIESGKYTIESKNFDLRVLLNQLKTLFSARAVEKELDFQLHIPDNMPDVLIGDPVRIFQILTNLIGNAIKFTDAGKVELIISEISGTDEKIHYKFEIKDTGIGIPEDRIGDVFESFSQVNEQQKIGNQGTGLGLSIVKNLVEQLGGKIGVQSQHGIGSVFHFELPLLKGQKSVDDENAPESKKLPYGLRVLLVEDTPLNQLVASELLKKYIENVQISFAENGQVALEKIKNSDFDIVLMDVRMPVMDGIEATRILRNAHSEQYRNIPIIGLTANAIPQQIQECLDAGMNECVTKPIHAPELISKLSKILNP, encoded by the coding sequence TTGAAAACAATTTTAGTCACATGTGGGGTTTTGTTTTTTGTGTTGCTTAATGAAAATCTAAAAGCACAATATTTTAAGACAGAATTTGAGTATCTAAGTGCATCAGATGGCTTGGCACAAAACCATGTATTTAATATTGGCCAGGATTCAGACGGATTTATGTGGTTTTGTACGATGGGAGGTTTATCCAGGTATGACGGCTTCTCTTTTCTCAACTTTACATATAGCGAAGAAGATTCAACCACCATTTCGGCTTCACACACAGATATGTTTCTGGAAGACAGTAAAGGACGTTGCTGGGTCAGTACCGTAAATGGCTTCAACAGATATTACAAAGAAACAGGAAAGTTCAAAAGGTATTATCATCATCCTGAAAAACCTCAAACGCTAGGGCACAACAGTACCCGAGCAATTGAAGAAGACAAAGATGGCAATATCTGGATCGTACATCATAAAGGGGTGGACTGTTTTAACCCGGAAAAAGAAATATTCGAACATTTTTATGATGATTCTTTTGGTGTAAGTCGCCATTCAGGAGATATATGTATTGATCAGAATGAAAACATTTGGCTGTTAGGTACCACAGGTCTGTTTAAAGTTATAAAAGACAACAGAAAGCTGCATTTTTACGGATTCCCTGAAATGACATCAGATATAACTTTGGAAGGAAGGTACATCTATCAGGATTCTTATGGAACCATCTGGGTAGCATTCAACAGAGGATTGGCAAAATTTGACCCTATTTCTGAAAAGTTTAAACTGTTGCCTCTACCTGATCAGTTTTTTGGCATTGTTAGTGTGCTCGAATATCCCAAAGGTTTTTTAGCTTTAGGGAGTGATAAACGAGGATTATTGGTATTGAATCTAAAAACGGAGCGGATAGTCAATATTTTTGACAATTTACCCGAAGATCCCGAAGGCATCAAAGGTTCGGTTGTTTATTCACTTTTTAAGGACAGGACTGATAATCTTTGGATCGGATTATTTTTTGGGGTAAATCGTATCAATCCGCAACACGAACGTTTCAGATTATTACAAAACGCTCCGGGTATTAATAATTATAAAAACGTATCCTTATTGGTTTATACAGACCCTCTTGGAGGATATTGGTTTCAAACTATGCAAGGACTTTTTTACCGACCGGATTTAGCGGATAATTATAAAAGTATGTTGGTGCCTCCTGCATTTAATGACGGGTATAATAATATCAATGCGATTAATGGTGATACGAAGGGTCGCGTCTATTTTGAAGCAAGAAATAATGGATTATATATGTATGACTACAAATCCGGATCTATTCAAAAAATAGATGACGGCAGTAAATTTAAAGGTTCATTTATTTCCCGATTAGACACTGACCGCGATAATGAAGACATTCTTTGGATAAGTACCCCAAAAGGTTTGTGTAAATTTAATAAAATAACAACGGATACAACCTGGATATATCCCCATGTATTGGAGACTTCTCTGAAAGCAAATGCCGTCGGTCGGTTTGCACAATCCGCTGATCAAAAAATCTATTTTGTCCATTCAGGCCTTTTATGTGAATATAACAAGGTCGATAATCAGACAAAAACTTTTACCCCGGACAAAAATATCAAAGGAGCAATATATTCAGTTGAAGAAAAAAATGGAATGGTGTGGGTAGCTACGGGAAGTCATATTTATAGTTACAAAATTCAAAATAATGAATGGAAAACTTATCATGATTCTATTAATAATAAGCCCTTAGCCGCTGTAGGTTTACAGATTGATAATAATGGAATAATCTGGGCAACATATGGAAATGAAGTAATCCGGATCAATCCTCAAAACGATAAAATACACATTTACACATCACCTACAGGCTTTATAAATGGTTCTGGCACCAAGGACAAAGATGGTCAGATAATTTTTGGCGGTGGTAACGGTAGTCTTTTCATTTATCCAAATAGCTTAATTAAAGATACTATACCACCGAAAATTATTTTTTCAGGATTTGAAATTGCAAATAAAAGAGTAGTTTTTGACAAGTTGTACGAATATATAAGTAAAATAAATCTAGATTATGAAGACAAAGTATTCACTCTTCAATATAATACGCTTCATTTTTTAGACAGAAAAAAAATAAGATACCGGTACAGACTGGAAGGTTTTGAAGATGAGTGGGTAGAAGCAGGTACTCGTCGCAGTGTTACTTACACCAATCTCAGACCGGGGAACTATATCTTTCACGCAGAAGCAATCAATGAAGATGGATTAAAATCAGCAGTACCCCTTCGTCTGAAAATTCACATCAAAGCACCATTCTATCTGACTATTCCGTTTTTTGGATTTGTACTGTTTTTATTAGGGTCTTTGGCTTATATCTATTATTCCATCCGTAAGCGTGCAGGAGAACTTCAGAAACAAAAGGACCTGGCTGAACAAAATGCCAGATATAAAAGTATGTTTTTGTCCAATATGAGTCACGAAATCAGGACGCCCATGAATGCCATTATGGGCCTGAATAATCTGATGCTGGATACAGAACTCAACAGCAAGCAAAGAGAATATACAGAGGCAATCGGAACTTCATGCGACAATCTATTATGGATAGTGAACGATATTCTGGATCAAGCCAAGATCGAAAGCGGAAAATATACCATAGAGTCCAAAAATTTTGACTTACGGGTATTATTGAACCAGTTAAAGACCTTATTTTCAGCAAGGGCAGTCGAAAAAGAGTTGGATTTTCAATTGCACATTCCTGACAATATGCCGGATGTGCTGATCGGAGATCCGGTGAGAATATTTCAAATCCTGACAAATCTGATCGGAAATGCCATCAAATTTACGGACGCAGGGAAGGTTGAATTAATTATTTCAGAAATATCCGGCACTGATGAGAAGATTCATTATAAATTCGAAATTAAAGACACAGGAATCGGCATTCCTGAAGATCGGATAGGTGATGTTTTTGAAAGTTTCAGTCAGGTAAATGAGCAACAAAAAATCGGAAATCAGGGTACCGGATTAGGGCTCTCAATTGTAAAAAATCTGGTGGAGCAATTAGGAGGAAAAATAGGTGTTCAATCTCAGCATGGAATAGGATCAGTGTTTCATTTTGAATTACCATTATTAAAAGGACAAAAATCTGTGGATGATGAAAATGCTCCTGAATCAAAAAAACTCCCTTACGGTTTAAGGGTATTATTGGTGGAAGACACTCCGCTCAATCAATTGGTCGCATCCGAGCTGCTCAAAAAATACATAGAAAATGTGCAGATCAGCTTTGCAGAGAATGGTCAGGTTGCGCTGGAGAAAATCAAAAATTCGGATTTTGATATTGTTTTAATGGACGTAAGGATGCCCGTGATGGATGGGATTGAAGCAACCAGAATTTTAAGAAACGCACATTCTGAACAATATAGAAATATACCCATCATCGGACTCACAGCCAATGCTATTCCACAGCAAATACAGGAGTGTCTCGACGCCGGCATGAATGAATGTGTGACAAAACCGATTCATGCTCCGGAACTCATAAGTAAATTATCAAAAATTTTAAACCCATGA
- a CDS encoding adenosylhomocysteinase, producing MISTAKTSSFKVKDISLAEWGRKEMQLAEAEMPGLMALREEFGSQKPLKGARIAGCLHMTIQTAVLIETLIDLGAEVSWSSCNIFSTQDHAAAAIAAAGIPVYAWKGMNEEEFDWCIEQTLFAFSDGQPLNMILDDGGDLTNMVFDKYPELVNGIKGLSEETTTGVHRLYEREKNGTLVMPAINVNDSVTKSKFDNKYGCKESCVDAIRRATDIMMAGKVAVVAGYGDVGKGSAASLSGAGCRVIVTEIDPICALQAAMDGYAVKRMENALKEASIVITATGNKNIISGKHFKMMNDKTIVANIGHFDNEIDMAWLNQNYGNTKDQIKPQVDKYTIDGKDILVLAEGRLVNLGCATGHPSFVMSNSFTNQVLAQLELWHNGSKYENKVYTLPKHLDEKVARLHLAKIGVELEELSKDQADYIGVKVEGPFKPEYYRY from the coding sequence ATGATATCAACCGCAAAAACATCTTCCTTCAAAGTGAAGGATATTTCCCTTGCAGAATGGGGACGTAAAGAAATGCAATTAGCCGAAGCTGAAATGCCTGGATTAATGGCTCTCAGAGAAGAATTCGGATCCCAGAAACCACTTAAAGGTGCCCGTATCGCCGGATGCCTTCATATGACTATACAAACAGCAGTATTAATCGAGACTTTGATAGATCTCGGAGCAGAAGTTTCATGGTCGTCGTGCAATATTTTTTCCACGCAGGATCATGCAGCAGCGGCTATTGCAGCAGCAGGTATTCCGGTTTATGCCTGGAAAGGGATGAACGAAGAAGAATTTGACTGGTGTATTGAGCAGACTTTGTTTGCTTTTTCAGATGGACAACCGTTAAATATGATTCTGGATGACGGTGGTGACCTCACCAATATGGTTTTTGACAAATATCCTGAATTGGTAAATGGTATCAAAGGATTGTCGGAAGAAACCACTACGGGTGTACACAGACTTTACGAAAGAGAGAAAAACGGCACCCTTGTTATGCCGGCGATCAATGTTAATGATTCTGTTACCAAATCAAAATTTGACAACAAGTACGGTTGTAAAGAATCATGTGTAGATGCAATCAGAAGGGCTACGGATATCATGATGGCTGGAAAGGTTGCTGTTGTTGCCGGATACGGTGATGTTGGTAAAGGATCAGCAGCATCTCTTAGTGGTGCAGGATGCAGAGTGATTGTTACAGAAATAGATCCAATCTGTGCATTGCAGGCAGCTATGGACGGATACGCTGTCAAAAGGATGGAAAATGCTCTGAAAGAAGCAAGTATCGTCATCACAGCTACCGGAAATAAAAACATCATCAGTGGCAAACACTTTAAAATGATGAATGATAAAACCATCGTTGCCAATATCGGCCATTTTGATAATGAAATAGATATGGCTTGGTTGAATCAAAACTATGGCAATACTAAAGATCAGATCAAACCACAAGTGGACAAATATACTATTGACGGAAAAGACATTCTTGTCCTTGCAGAGGGCAGACTGGTAAATCTGGGATGTGCTACGGGTCACCCTTCTTTTGTGATGTCCAATAGTTTTACAAATCAGGTTCTTGCACAGTTAGAATTATGGCACAATGGATCCAAATATGAAAATAAGGTATATACTTTACCAAAACATCTGGATGAAAAAGTGGCGAGACTACACCTTGCAAAAATAGGCGTAGAGCTTGAAGAACTGAGCAAAGATCAGGCAGATTATATCGGTGTAAAAGTAGAAGGTCCATTCAAACCTGAATACTACAGATATTAA
- a CDS encoding IS4 family transposase, translating to MNQIAFETGFCKRAFRKITPVDFLKSFFIAFGQSKYSLRNWSIVLSSMIGEFVSFQAIDKKIQFQKIDFVKKLFTETCSLNLNNFTAKITGDLAGFGRIIIQDSTLVKLSDKHYVHTSGVSNGLVKKALCRIQSTIDLGMGKFIDVVMCTYSQNDVSFTDNILSHIKPNDLILRDLGYFSIGVLAKIQDASAFYISKLHGGNLLFNNETNQRIDIEEFIKSNEKSGATSFDIFVKIGEKEKYSVRMIGYKVTEEQAMKKRKKLIQSRHKNHGISNKAYFLCNYNIFITNIPKEQLAAHKMFEIYSLRWSIELMFKEWKSIFDLNTLMLSNKTPNPARPEMLLYLMLLYIAVVVKPAYYKIAAIIKQKYNQYLSPHKFSNYLKTVSNLNIDLESEFSLKQISRVCCYDNRSDRIHFSHLLEKFIILS from the coding sequence ATTAATCAGATTGCTTTTGAAACAGGTTTCTGTAAGAGAGCATTCCGAAAGATTACTCCTGTTGATTTCTTAAAATCTTTCTTTATTGCATTTGGTCAATCGAAGTATTCCCTAAGAAATTGGTCCATTGTTTTAAGTTCTATGATTGGTGAGTTTGTATCATTTCAAGCTATTGACAAGAAGATTCAATTTCAGAAAATTGATTTTGTTAAGAAATTATTTACAGAGACCTGTTCTCTGAATTTGAATAATTTTACTGCTAAAATTACCGGAGACTTGGCTGGCTTTGGTAGAATAATTATTCAAGACAGCACCTTAGTCAAATTATCTGATAAACATTATGTACACACATCAGGTGTATCCAATGGTTTGGTTAAAAAAGCATTGTGTCGCATCCAGTCAACGATTGATCTGGGTATGGGTAAATTTATTGATGTAGTAATGTGTACTTACTCACAGAACGATGTTTCCTTTACCGACAATATTCTTAGTCACATTAAACCTAATGATTTAATCTTACGAGACCTTGGCTATTTTAGTATTGGAGTTCTGGCAAAGATTCAAGATGCTTCTGCCTTCTATATATCGAAACTGCATGGCGGTAACTTGCTTTTTAATAATGAAACGAATCAAAGAATAGATATAGAAGAATTTATCAAATCAAATGAGAAAAGTGGCGCCACTTCGTTTGATATATTTGTCAAAATCGGGGAGAAAGAAAAATACTCGGTAAGGATGATTGGATATAAGGTGACTGAAGAACAAGCTATGAAAAAGAGGAAGAAGCTCATCCAATCAAGACATAAGAACCATGGTATATCAAATAAAGCTTATTTCCTTTGTAACTATAATATATTCATTACCAATATACCAAAAGAACAATTAGCAGCCCATAAAATGTTTGAGATTTATAGCCTTCGATGGTCTATTGAGTTAATGTTTAAAGAATGGAAGAGTATCTTTGATCTCAATACACTAATGCTGAGTAACAAAACGCCAAACCCTGCAAGACCAGAAATGTTATTATATTTGATGTTACTATATATTGCAGTGGTAGTCAAACCAGCATATTATAAAATTGCAGCTATTATAAAGCAAAAGTATAATCAGTATCTAAGCCCACACAAGTTTTCTAATTATTTAAAAACAGTCTCTAACTTAAATATAGATTTAGAATCAGAGTTTAGTTTAAAACAAATCTCTAGGGTCTGCTGCTATGATAATCGGTCGGACAGAATACATTTTTCTCATTTACTCGAAAAATTTATTATCTTAAGTTGA
- a CDS encoding sodium:solute symporter, giving the protein MSPQMILGIIIAYFFMLICISWFTSRKSDNNSFFNANKNSPWYLVAFGMIGASLSGVTFISIPGVVGAGGTNMAFSYMQMVYGYLVGYFIIATVLMPIYYKYNLTTIYGFLEERFGIYAYKTSAGYFILSRIVGSAFRVYLVALVLDTFVFAPMGLSFNFTVAMTIFLIWVYTYKGGIKTIVITDTLQTFCMISAVIATIVIIGQQLQLSPLEIFSTIKNSEYSKMWFFEGGWNDPNNFFKQFISGALIALVMTGLDQDMMQKNLTCRNLKDAQKNMFTFSLSLVATNFLFLGLGALLFIYAAQQGIEVPAKTDQFYPTIALNHLPPIVGVLFIIGLIAAAYSSADSALTALTTSFCIDFLNFEKKNRSEPEKKKLRIFVHLGFSFILLLVIIFFHLLNNDAIINSLFKAAGFTYGPILGLFAFAILTKRNLPGPGTLIVCLLAPVLSFILDMKAAELLGNFQFGNMIIALNGFLTFIGLYAISSLPTVEKDKVLQTP; this is encoded by the coding sequence ATATCGCCGCAAATGATATTGGGTATAATTATCGCCTATTTTTTCATGCTGATATGTATCTCATGGTTCACATCCAGAAAATCAGATAACAACAGTTTTTTTAATGCCAATAAAAACAGCCCCTGGTATCTTGTGGCTTTTGGCATGATAGGTGCAAGTTTGTCAGGCGTCACTTTCATTTCTATTCCCGGTGTAGTAGGGGCCGGAGGTACAAATATGGCTTTTTCATACATGCAGATGGTGTATGGATATTTGGTTGGATATTTTATTATTGCGACGGTGCTGATGCCTATTTATTACAAATACAACCTCACGACAATTTATGGATTTCTGGAAGAGCGTTTTGGGATATATGCTTACAAAACAAGTGCGGGTTATTTTATACTTTCCAGAATTGTAGGATCTGCATTCCGGGTGTATCTGGTGGCATTGGTATTGGATACTTTTGTTTTTGCCCCGATGGGATTGTCCTTCAACTTCACAGTAGCGATGACCATTTTTCTCATTTGGGTATATACTTATAAAGGCGGGATTAAAACTATTGTAATCACGGACACGCTTCAGACTTTTTGTATGATTTCAGCTGTCATAGCTACGATTGTGATTATCGGACAACAATTGCAACTCAGTCCTTTGGAAATATTTTCAACCATCAAAAACAGTGAATATTCCAAAATGTGGTTTTTTGAAGGCGGATGGAATGACCCTAATAATTTTTTCAAACAATTTATTTCAGGAGCTTTGATAGCGCTGGTGATGACCGGATTGGATCAGGATATGATGCAAAAGAATCTAACATGCCGCAATTTGAAAGATGCTCAAAAAAATATGTTCACTTTTAGTTTGAGTCTTGTTGCTACCAATTTCCTGTTTCTGGGCCTCGGGGCATTGCTTTTTATTTATGCAGCACAACAAGGTATTGAAGTTCCGGCTAAAACGGACCAGTTTTATCCGACTATTGCGCTGAATCATCTGCCTCCCATTGTAGGTGTTTTATTTATCATTGGTTTGATTGCTGCTGCATACAGTAGTGCAGATTCAGCTCTTACGGCATTGACAACATCCTTTTGTATTGATTTTCTGAATTTTGAAAAGAAAAACAGATCTGAACCGGAGAAAAAGAAACTAAGAATATTTGTTCATCTTGGATTTTCATTTATCCTTTTGCTGGTCATTATCTTTTTTCATTTACTGAACAATGATGCCATTATCAATAGTCTGTTTAAAGCTGCTGGTTTTACCTACGGCCCTATCCTTGGGCTATTTGCATTTGCGATCCTGACCAAAAGAAATCTACCTGGCCCGGGTACTTTGATTGTGTGTCTGCTGGCTCCGGTTTTGTCCTTTATCCTGGATATGAAAGCAGCAGAATTGTTAGGTAATTTTCAGTTTGGAAATATGATCATAGCATTGAACGGATTTTTGACTTTCATCGGATTGTATGCGATTTCATCACTTCCGACCGTTGAAAAAGATAAAGTATTGCAAACTCCATAA
- the murQ gene encoding N-acetylmuramic acid 6-phosphate etherase codes for MQRITESPSLYCHLEKKSSLEILTDINNEDKKVAIAVEKVIPIIEKLVDVIVARLHEGGRLFYIGAGTSGRLGILDASECPPTYGVPHDMVIGLIAGGDSAIRKAVEFAEDDPEQAWKDLMEYHIDSKDVLIGIAASGTTPYVIQGLKKAQSEGIITGSISCNPDSPVSVYADFPIEVIVGPEYVTGSTRMKSGTAQKLILNMISTATMIKLGRVMDNKMVDMQLSNLKLVDRGVLQVVEKTGLSYEEAKTLLLEQGSVRMAISAQQKG; via the coding sequence ATGCAAAGAATCACCGAATCACCTTCACTTTACTGTCATCTGGAAAAAAAATCAAGCCTTGAGATTTTGACAGATATCAATAATGAAGATAAAAAAGTAGCCATAGCAGTTGAAAAAGTCATTCCGATTATTGAAAAGCTGGTAGATGTCATTGTCGCCCGACTACATGAAGGGGGAAGATTATTTTATATCGGTGCGGGCACAAGTGGCAGACTCGGCATTCTGGATGCATCTGAGTGTCCGCCGACCTACGGTGTTCCTCACGATATGGTGATCGGACTTATCGCCGGCGGGGATAGTGCGATCCGTAAGGCCGTGGAGTTTGCAGAAGATGATCCCGAACAGGCATGGAAAGACCTTATGGAATACCATATTGACTCCAAAGATGTACTTATTGGCATAGCGGCATCCGGTACGACACCTTATGTCATACAGGGATTAAAGAAAGCGCAATCTGAAGGAATAATTACAGGCAGTATCAGTTGTAATCCTGATTCTCCGGTATCCGTATATGCGGACTTCCCCATAGAAGTGATCGTTGGTCCCGAGTATGTTACAGGCAGCACCCGTATGAAATCCGGAACAGCTCAAAAACTGATTCTCAATATGATCAGCACAGCCACTATGATAAAACTGGGTCGTGTGATGGATAATAAAATGGTCGATATGCAACTCAGCAATCTGAAACTCGTAGATCGCGGTGTCCTTCAGGTAGTCGAAAAGACCGGCCTATCCTATGAAGAAGCCAAAACCTTATTGTTGGAACAGGGGTCAGTCCGTATGGCGATCAGTGCGCAACAAAAAGGCTAA
- a CDS encoding LamG domain-containing protein — MKSIFTFLLILFLCPSLFSQEYSLRFLASGGSAPAQQNIDRVKIPIDNPHRPVDVGFDFTVEFWMKANPNDNNAGTCSPSSWYYGNVIIDRDVFNEGDYGDYGIVICNRRIVAGVERLNNTSQGVVGQTIVDDGQWHHIAVTRNAQSGAIRLYVDGNLDASIGSSNATGDISYRNGRSTDYPSSDPYLVFGAEKHDYMGSLYYKGWLDEVRISNIIRYTSNFTRPSSPFATDANTVGLYHFNEGAGNVLTDVSGATGGPSDGQIVFGGNPQGPVWSADSPFFDPLLVVNTNDSGPGSFREVLMNSPSGSTITFSALLMNQTILMSSGIQIDKNINFVNINSEPVNITVTGSGPVFDIQSGKNVSFQNLNIIGGTGGSGRAILNHGTLALNNVKISDSYNNPGNSIENHGVMIINGTTIIDKD; from the coding sequence ATGAAATCAATATTTACTTTTCTTCTCATTCTCTTTTTATGCCCTTCTTTGTTTTCTCAGGAATATTCTCTCAGATTTCTGGCATCGGGTGGTTCGGCTCCTGCTCAGCAAAATATTGACAGAGTGAAAATTCCCATCGACAATCCACACCGACCGGTTGATGTAGGTTTTGACTTTACTGTGGAGTTTTGGATGAAAGCAAATCCTAATGATAATAATGCCGGCACGTGCAGTCCATCTTCCTGGTATTATGGAAATGTCATCATCGACCGGGATGTTTTTAATGAAGGGGACTATGGCGATTATGGCATTGTCATTTGTAACAGAAGAATTGTGGCAGGAGTAGAAAGACTGAACAATACCAGTCAGGGAGTAGTAGGACAGACGATAGTGGACGATGGTCAATGGCATCATATCGCTGTGACCAGAAATGCACAATCGGGAGCTATCAGACTGTATGTCGATGGAAATCTGGATGCATCAATTGGTTCCAGCAATGCCACGGGAGACATCAGCTACCGGAACGGAAGATCCACCGATTATCCAAGTAGTGATCCATATCTTGTATTTGGTGCAGAAAAACATGATTATATGGGTTCGCTTTACTACAAAGGCTGGCTGGATGAAGTCCGTATTTCCAATATCATCAGATATACATCCAATTTCACAAGACCATCTTCGCCTTTTGCAACCGACGCCAATACAGTAGGGCTTTATCATTTTAATGAAGGTGCCGGGAATGTATTAACAGATGTTTCAGGAGCAACAGGAGGTCCATCTGATGGACAGATTGTTTTTGGGGGAAATCCGCAAGGTCCGGTATGGTCTGCCGACAGCCCATTTTTTGATCCGCTACTGGTGGTTAATACAAACGATTCAGGACCCGGTTCTTTTAGAGAAGTATTAATGAATTCTCCGAGTGGAAGTACGATTACATTTTCTGCATTACTAATGAATCAAACCATATTGATGTCTTCCGGTATTCAGATAGATAAAAATATAAACTTTGTGAATATAAACAGTGAACCTGTCAACATAACAGTAACAGGTTCCGGCCCCGTTTTTGATATACAATCCGGAAAAAATGTGTCCTTCCAAAATCTGAATATCATTGGTGGTACAGGGGGTTCTGGTCGTGCTATACTTAATCATGGTACTTTAGCTTTGAATAATGTCAAAATATCGGACTCTTACAACAATCCCGGAAATTCAATAGAAAACCATGGAGTAATGATTATCAACGGAACTACAATTATAGATAAAGATTAA